One genomic window of Pelodiscus sinensis isolate JC-2024 chromosome 14, ASM4963464v1, whole genome shotgun sequence includes the following:
- the HDC gene encoding histidine decarboxylase: MEPGEYRQRGKEMVDYICQYLSNVRERQVTPDVQPGYMRAQLPDNAPVEPDSWDNIFGDIEKIIMPGVVHWQSPHMHAYFPALTSWPSLLGDMLADAINCLGFTWASSPACTELEMNVMDWLAKMLGLPDMFLHYHPDSHGGGVLQSTVSESTLIALLAARKNKILEMKVSEPETDESTLNSRLVAYASDQAHSSVEKAGLIALVKMKFLPVDENFALRGDALKKAIEEDRNQGLVPVFVCATLGTTGVCAFDSLSELGPICAAEGLWLHIDAAYAGTAFLCPEFRLFLNGIEYADSFTFNPSKWMMVHFDCTAFWVKDKYKLHQTFSVNPVYLRHANSGAAIDFMHWQIPLSRRFRSLKLWFVIRSFGVKKLQAHVRHGTEMAKYFESLVRSDPLFEIPAKRHLGLVVFRLKGPNWLTEKVLKELSKSGSLFLIPATIRDKFIIRFTVTSQFTTREDILRDWHIIQQTAAQIINQHFMLPPINSAKIPNIIRNPSPIGGKSTSPSCTEVGDHKAPSRKILVQPKKVAVSPTACVVSQHLEAQVDPLDDCFPDVPDVTKHKLSSFPFSYLSVQDKKKTARSLRCNSVPTIGHGGLKAAASEKNGSHPSDKILSKLPKEVMMLKKSAFRQLIKFYSVPSFPECSIQCGIQLPCCPLQALV, translated from the exons ATGGAACCAGGGGAGTACAGGCAGAGAG GGAAAGAAATGGTGGACTACATTTGCCAGTATCTGAGCAACGTGAGAGAGAGACAGGTGACTCCAGATGTGCAGCCTGGTTACATGAGAGCCCAGCTGCCCGACAATGCCCCTGTAGAGCCAGACAGCTGGGACAACATCTTCGGAGACATTGAGAAGATTATTATGCCTGGG GTTGTCCATTGGCAGAGTCCACATATGCATGCTTACtttccagctctgacttcctGGCCTTCTCTGCTAGGGGACATGCTGGCTGATGCTATTAACTGTTTGGGATTCACATGG GCCTCCAGTCCAGCCTGTACAGAACTGGAAATGAATGTAATGGATTGGCTGGCAAAAATGCTGGGCCTGCCTGATATGTTCTTGCACTATCATCCAGACAGCCATGGAGGAGGAGTACTACAG AGCACTGTTAGTGAATCAACCTTGATTGCTCTTCTAGcagcaagaaaaaacaaaattctGGAAATGAAAGTTTCGGAGCCAGAAACTGATGAGTCCACACTTAACTCTCGTCTTGTTGCTTATGCATCTGATCAG GCTCATTCTTCAGTAGAAAAGGCAGGTTTGATTGCTCTTGTGAAGATGAAATTTCTGCCTGTGGATGAGAACTTTGCCCTCCGAGGTGATGCCCTGAAGAAAGCCATTGAGGAAGATCGAAACCAAGGTCTTGTGCCCGTCTTT gtttgTGCGACATTGGGTACAACTGGAGTCTGTGCTTTTGACAGTCTGTCTGAGCTGGGTCCTATCt GTGCCGCTGAGGGACTCTGGCTTCATATTGATGCTGCTTATGCAGGAACCGCATTCCTCTGCCCTGAATTTCGATTATTTTTGAATGGCATTGAATATGCAGATTCTTTTACTTTCAACCCTTCCAAATGGATGATGGTTCACTTTGATTGCACTGCATTCTG GGTGAAAGACAAATACAAATTACACCAAACCTTCAGTGTTAATCCTGTCTACCTCAGACATGCCAATTCAGGTGCTGCTATTGATTTCATG CACTGGCAAATTCCACTGAGTCGCCGATTTCGCTCTTTGAAGCTCTGGTTTGTGATTCGTTCCTTCGGAGTGAAAAAGCTTCAAGCCCACGTCAGACAT GGCACTGAGATGGCCAAATACTTTGAATCTTTGGTCAGAAGCGATCCCCTCTTTGAAATTCCTGCCAAGCGACACCTTGGACTGGTTGTATTTCGTTTAAAG GGTCCCAATTGGCTGACAGAAAAGGTCTTGAAAGAACTGAGTAAATCTGGCAGCCTCTTCCTCATTCCAGCAACCATCCGTGACAAGTTCATCATTCGCTTTACCGTAACATCTCAGTTCACCACCAGAGAGGACATTCTGCGAGATTGGCACATCATCCAACAAACTGCAGCCCAAATCATTAACCAGCATTTCATGCTGCCACCCATCAACTCTGCCAAAATCCCCAACATAATACGTAACCCCAGTCCTATTGGGGGTAAGAGTACATCTCCATCTTGCACAGAGGTAGGAGACCACAAAGCACCTTCCAGAAAGATACTAGTGCAGCCTAAAAAGGTAGCAGTCAGTCCCACTGCATGTGTGGTCAGTCAACACCTGGAAGCCCAAGTGGACCCTCTGGATGACTGCTTTCCAGATGTCCCAGATGTCACCAAACATAAGTTATCCTCTTTCCCATTCAGCTACTTATCTGTACAAGACAAGAAAAAAACAGCCCGTTCCCTCAGATGTAACAGTGTGCCAACCATCGGCCACGGTGGTCTGAAGGCAGCAGCCTCTGAGAAAAATGGTTCTCACCCCAGTGATAAAATCCTTTCCAAGCTGCCCAAAGAAGTCATGATGCTCAAAAAAAGTGCCTTCAGACAACTCATCAAGTTCTACAGTGTCCCTAGCTTTCCTGAATGCAGCATTCAGTGTGGCATTCAGCTGCCTTGTTGTCCTCTGCAAGCGCTTGTTTAA